A window of the Oryza brachyantha chromosome 5, ObraRS2, whole genome shotgun sequence genome harbors these coding sequences:
- the LOC102709647 gene encoding LEAF RUST 10 DISEASE-RESISTANCE LOCUS RECEPTOR-LIKE PROTEIN KINASE-like 1.2 isoform X2 → MHPLYAWPFLIPLLLLPVPPSVQESDDYFRYTSCAPAPYSCGSLQFDVDYPFSASGVGRRPDYCSYPGYRLVCNTDGKLMIYMNSTAFQVTAIDYGNKILVVIDQNQPQPQETCPYLYHNTTIDEAKFMYTDRDQFLTAYVNCTANLSSLPSIYDLVSCISGGSSYYRLHKNKDDSLESDLLGSCSSTIAVPYNLTMAASLAAGNSRLGDVIRGGFTVRWKAGLGWCSDCKASGGQCGFNSSFPSDQTCYCSYGQAIGSCSSSSSSGQKISRKRKIIIATSTVAGVLLVLFFVVSFLYIRKRRQYKMSSSSRLLKYTTTSGETPRSRGSSDKFMESGSSSSFHYLQTHHFAYEELEAATDGFSDARELGDGGFGTVYKGELRDGRAVAVKRLYNNSWRRVEQFVNEAAILSRLRHPNLVLFYGCTSSRSRELLLVYEFVPNGTVADHLHGRRAAERALAWPLRLDIAVEAAAALAYLHAVEPVPVVHRDVKTNNILLDANFHVKVADFGLSRLFPRDATHVSTAPQGTPGYVDPEYHRCYQLTDKSDVYSFGVVLVELISSKPAVDVTRDRDEINLAGMAINRIQRSQVDELVDHELGYSSDQPTRKTMTMVAELAFRCLQQNGEMRPPIREVFDVLRGIQEECRAGKGGKRDASPCSPNTVHAPWDSMSTTPNTSQ, encoded by the exons ATGCATCCCCTGTATGCGTGGCCTTTTCTCATCCCCCTTCTGCTCTTGCCGGTGCCACCTTCTGTGCAAGAATCCGATGATTACTTCAGGTACACGAGCTGCGCCCCAGCTCCTTACAGCTGCGGATCACTCCAGTTCGACGTCGATTACCCCTTCTCGGCGAGCGGAGTCGGCCGTCGTCCGGACTACTGCTCTTACCCGGGGTACCGTCTCGTCTGCAACACGGACGGCAAGCTGATGATCTACATGAATTCCACCGCGTTCCAGGTTACGGCTATCGACTATGGCAACAAGATTCTCGTGGTCATCGACCAAAATCAACCTCAGCCCCAGGAGACATGTCCGTATCTCTACCACAACACCACCATCGACGAGGCCAAGTTCATGTACACAGATCGCGACCAGTTCTTGACGGCGTACGTCAACTGCACCGCCAATCTATCCTCTCTGCCTTCTATCTATGATCTTGTGTCGTGCATTTCCGGGGGAAGCTCCTACTACAGGCTGCACAAGAACAAGGACGACTCGCTGGAATCGGATCTTCTGGGATCATGCAGCTCAACGATTGCTGTTCCATACAACTTGACCATGGCAGCCTCCTTAGCTGCTGGAAATTCTAGACTTGGGGATGTGATAAGAGGCGGTTTCACGGTGAGGTGGAAGGCTGGACTGGGGTGGTGTAGTGACTGTAAGGCTTCTGGAGGGCAGTGTGGGTTTAACAGCAGCTTTCCTAGCGACCAAACATGTTACTGCTCATATGGTCAGGCCATTGGATCatgctcctcctcttcttcatcAG GACAAAAAATAtcgagaaaaaggaaaattataATAG CAACCTCCACTGTTGCCGGCGTCCTACTCGTCCTTTTCTTCGTCGTGTCCTTCTTGTACATACGTAAGAGAAGACAGTACAAGATGAGCTCGTCGTCGAGACTGCTCAAGTacaccaccacctccggcgAGACGCCGCGgtcgagaggcagcagcgacAAGTTCATGGAgtccggcagcagcagcagcttccaCTACCTGCAGACGCACCACTTCGCCTACGAGGAGCTGGAGGCGGCGACCGACGGCTTCAGCGACGCCAGagagctcggcgacggcggcttcgGCACCGTCTACAAAg GTGAGCTCCGAGATGGCCGCGCCGTGGCGGTGAAGCGGCTGTACAACAACAGCTGGCGGCGAGTGGAGCAGTTCGTGAACGAGGCGGCGATACTGTCCCGGCTGCGCCACCCGAACCTGGTGCTGTTCTACGGCTGCACGTCCAGCCGCAGCCGggagctgctgctggtgtACGAGTTCGTGCCCAACGGCACCGTCGCCGACCACCTGCACGGGCGCCgcgcggcggagcgcgcgcTGGCGTGGCCACTCCGCCTCGACATCGCCgtcgaggcggccgccgcgctcgcctaCCTCCACGCCGTCGAGCCGGTTCCGGTCGTGCACCGCGACGTCAAGACCAACAACATCCTCCTCGACGCCAACTTCCATGTCAAGGTCGCCGACTTCGGGCTCTCCCGCCTCTTCCCGCGCGACGCCACGCACGTCTCCACCGCGCCGCAGGGCACTCCAGG GTACGTGGATCCGGAGTACCACCGGTGCTACCAGCTCACCGACAAGAGCGACGTCTACAGCTTCGGCGTCGTGCTCGTGGAGCTCATCTCGTCGAAGCCCGCGGTGGACGTGACGCGGGACCGCGACGAGATCAACCTGGCCGGCATGGCCATCAACCGGATCCAGAGGTCCCAGGTGGACGAGCTGGTGGACCACGAGCTCGGGTACAGCTCCGACCAGCCGACGAGGAAGACGATGACCATGGTCGCCGAGCTGGCGTTCCGGTGCCTGCAGCAGAACGGCGAGATGCGGCCGCCGATCAGGGAGGTGTTCGACGTCCTCAGGGGCATCCAGGAAGAGTGCAGGGCGGGGAAAGGCGGCAAGAGAGACGCGTCGCCATGCTCGCCGAACACCGTGCACGCGCCATGGGACAGCATGAGCACGACACCGAATACTAGCCAGTGA
- the LOC102709928 gene encoding zinc finger protein BRUTUS-like isoform X1: MATPMAGEGTIAAAVIPRSPSPPDTAGSAAEAPMLIFVYFHKAIRAELERLHAAAVRLATERSGDVGELERRCRFLFSVYRHHCDAEDAVIFPALDIRVKNVAGTYSLEHKGENDLFAHLFSLLKLDVKNDDGLRRELASCTGAIQTFITQHMSKEEEQVFPLLVKKFSNEEQADLVWQFLCSIPLNMMSEFLPWLATSVSSDEHQDILKCLHKIVPDEKLLQQVVFAWIGGEAVKTVPHNFCSPCLKSNVRCNDVIGQADNYVCSHEHSKTGKRKCVESSYSQLVMHPIDEILCWHSAIRKELREIVEETRSIQQSGDFSDISDFNVKLQFIADVCIFHSIAEDQVIFPAVNNQVSFEQEHAEEERRFNKFRCLIEQIQITGARSTAVDFYSELCSQADQIMEKIERHFKNEETEVLPQARIHFSSDKQRELLYKSLCVMPLKLLERILPWFVSGLNDPDAEAFLQNMFLAAPSSETALVTLLSGWACKGRLKDTSNSVEFICLTPRALSSSLDGNEFKTCQLCPCSLGSNGAYSLLLQSDKCSRPAKKRNHTESSNISDCSQTADIAALTCKNRPCHIPGLRVESSNLGVNSFASAKSFRSLSVNYSAPSLYSSLFSWETDASFSGPDKISRPIDTIFKFHKAIRKDLEFLDVGSGKLIDGDESCLRQFIGRFRLLWGLYRAHSSAEDEIVFPAIESKETLHNVSHSYTLDHKQEEELFKDISTILCELSHLHADLKHPLDGTDAVGTSHIHSYDGIDWSKKNTELLTKLQGMCKSIRVTLSNHVHREELELWPLFDKHFSVEEQDKIVGRIIGSTGAEVLQSMLPWVTSALSLDEQNNMMDTWRQATKNTMFDEWLNEWWKRSPTSSGPSNDASPPEENHFQEKLDQSEEMFKPGWKDIFRMNQSELEAEIRKVSRDSTLDPRRKAYLIQNLMTSRWIAAQQKLPQPQSKDHNGCTVLPGCSPSYRDPENQIFGCEHYKRNCKVVSACCNKLFTCRFCHDKVSDHTMERKATVEMMCMQCLKVQPVGPNCQTPSCNGLSMAMYYCSVCKFFDDERSVYHCPFCNLCRLGQGLGIDFFHCMKCNCCLGMKLIEHKCREKMLEMNCPICCDFLFTSSAAVKGLPCGHFMHSACFQAYTCSHYTCPICSKSLGDMTVYFGMLDGLLAAEQLPEEYRDRCQDILCNDCERKGRSRFHWLYHKCGFCGSYNTRVIKVDRADCSTSD; encoded by the exons aTGGCGACCCCGATGGCCGGCGAGGGCacgatcgccgccgcggtgaTCCCGCGctccccttcgccgccggACACCGCCGGGTCGGCCGCCGAGGCGCCGATGCTGATATTCGTCTACTTCCACAAGGCGATCCGCGCGGAGCTGGAGAGGCTGCACGCGGCGGCCGTGCGCCTCGCCACGGAGCGGTCCGGCGACGTCGGGGAGCTCGAGAGGCGCTGCCGCTTCCTCTTCTCCGTCTACAGGCACCACTGCGACGCCGAGGACGCG GTTATCTTTCCAGCACTTGATATTCGGGTAAAAAATGTAGCAGGGACATATTCTCTTGAACACAAAGGGGAAAATGATCTGTTTGCACACCTGTTTTCTCTGTTAAAGCTTGATGTGAAGAATGATGATGGTCTTCGGAGGGAACTTGCATCCTGTACTGGAGCAATTCAAACGTTTATAACCCAACATATGTCCAAGGAAGAAGAGCAG GTCTTCCCACTACTTGTTAAGAAGTTTTCAAATGAAGAGCAAGCTGATTTGGTCTGGCAATTCTTATGCAGCATCCCTTTGAATATGATGTCAGAGTTCCTTCCATGGCTTGCAACATCCGTTTCATCTGATGAGCACCAAGATATTCTAAAATGCTTACATAAAATAGTTCCAGATGAGAAACTTCTCCAACAG GTCGTGTTTGCATGGATTGGAGGGGAAGCAGTGAAAACAGTGCCGCATAATTTTTGTAGTCCTTGTTTAAAAAGCAATGTTAGATGCAATGATGTTATTGGTCAAGCAGACAATTATGTATGCTCGCATGAGCATTCTAAAACTGGAAAGAGAAAGTGCGTGGAATCTAGTTATAGTCAGCTTGTAATGCATCCAATAGATGAGATTTTGTGTTGGCACAGTGCTATCCGAAAAGAATTGCGTGAAATAGTAGAGGAGACAAGAAGTATCCAGCAGTCTGGGGACTTCTCTGATATATCAGACTTCAATGTGAAACTTCAATTTATTGCGGATGTGTGCATCTTCCACAG TATTGCAGAGGATCAGGTTATATTTCCAGCAGTCAACAATCAAGTGTCCTTTGAGCAGGAGCACGCTGAAGAAGAACGGaggtttaataaatttagatgtttaattGAACAAATCCAAATAACGGGAGCCAGATCAACTGCAGTAGATTTTTACTCTGAGCTGTGTTCACAAGCTGATCAGATAATGGAGAAAATTGAGAGGCACTTCAAAAATGAGGAAACAGAG GTACTTCCTCAAGCTAGGATTCATTTTTCATCAGACAAACAAAGGGAGCTTTTATACAAGAGTCTCTGCGTGATGCCACTGAAGTTATTGGAGCGTATTTTACCATGGTTTGTATCGGGACTGAATGATCCGGATGCAGAAGCTTTTCTTCAGAACATGTTTTTAGCAG CACCTTCCTCCGAAACTGCACTGGTCACACTTCTCTCTGGTTGGGCATGCAAAGGTCGCTTGAAGGACACCTCTAACTCTGTAGAATTCATATGCTTGACACCAAGGGCACTGAGCAGCTCATTGGATGGAAATGAGTTTAAAACCTGTCAGTTATGTCCATGTTCTTTAGGTAGCAATGGAGCTTATTCTCTACTTCTACAATCAGATAAATGTTCTAGGCCAGCCAAGAAAAGGAATCACACAGAATCTAGTAACATAAGTGACTGCTCACAAACCGCTGACATAGCAGCATTGACATGTAAAAACAGACCTTGTCACATTCCTGGGTTAAGAGTAGAAAGTAGCAACCTTGGTGTTAATTCGTTTGCTTCTGCAAAGTCCTTTCGCTCTCTGTCTGTCAATTATTCTGCTCCTTCATTGTATTCAAGTCTATTTTCATGGGAGACAGATGCATCCTTTTCTGGCCCAGATAAAATTTCAAGGCCAATTGACACAATATTCAAATTTCACAAAGCAATTCGCAAGGATTTGGAGTTCTTAGATGTTGGATCTGGAAAGCTTATAGATGGGGATGAATCTTGCCTTCGTCAATTCATCGGAAGGTTTCGTTTACTCTGGGGTCTTTATAGAGCACACAGTAGTGCTGAagatgaaattgtatttcctGCTATTGAATCGAAAGAGACACTGCACAATGTCAGTCACTCATATACTCTTGATCACAAGCAGGAAGAAGAATTATTTAAAGATATATCCACCATTCTATGTGAGCTTTCACATTTGCATGCTGATTTGAAGCATCCTCTTGATGGAACTGATGCAGTTGGAACAAGTCACATTCATTCATATGATGGGATCGATTGGTCCAAAAAGAATACTGAGCTTTTGACAAAGCTTCAAGGAATGTGCAAGTCTATCCGGGTTACCCTGTCTAATCATGTCCATAGAGAAGAACTGGAATTGTGGCCACTATTTGATAAACATTTTTCTGTAGAGGAGCAGGATAAGATTGTAGGTCGTATAATTGGAAGTACAGGAGCTGAGGTTCTGCAGTCAATGTTACCCTGGGTTACATCTGCACTTAGTCTAGATGAACAGAACAATATGATGGACACATGGAGGCAAGCTACTAAGAATACAATGTTTGATGAATGGCTAAATGAATGGTGGAAGAGATCACCGACTTCCTCAGGCCCTTCAAATGATGCCTCCCCTCCAGAAG AAAATCATTTTCAGGAAAAGCTTGACCAGAGTGAGGAGATGTTTAAGCCTGGTTGGAAGGACATCTTCCGAATGAACCAGAGTGAGCTTGAGGCTGAGATTCGAAAGGTTTCTCGTGATTCTACTCTTGACCCAAGGAGGAAGGCCTATCTAATCCAAAATCTCATGACCAG ccGCTGGATAGCTGCTCAGCAGAAATTGCCCCAACCTCAATCCAAAGATCACAATGGATGTACAGTATTACCTGGATGTTCTCCTTCATACCGAGATCCAGAGAATCAGATTTTTGGTTGTGAGCATTACAAAAGGAATTGCAAAGTTGTGTCTGCATGCTGCAATAAACTGTTCACATGCAGGTTTTGTCATGATAAAGTTAGTGATCATACAATGGAAAG GAAAGCAACAGTGGAAATGATGTGCATGCAATGCCTGAAGGTTCAACCAGTTGGTCCAAATTGCCAGACCCCTTCTTGCAATGGGCTGTCCATGGCAATGTATTATTGCAGTGTATGCAAGTTTTTTGATGACGAAAG GAGTGTGTACCATTGTCCCTTCTGCAATTTGTGTCGTCTCGGGCAAGGATTGGGTATTGACTTTTTCCATTGCATGAAGTGCAACTGTTGCCTGGGTATGAAACTGATAGAGCATAAATGTCGAGAAAAGATGCTAGAGATGAACTGTCCAATCTGCTGCGACTTCCTGTTTACATCAAGTGCAGCAGTTAAAGGTCTACCTTGTGGCCATTTCATGCATTCAGCTTGCTTTCAG GCATACACTTGTAGTCACTACACCTGCCCAATCTGTTCTAAATCCTTGGGAGATATGACA GTATACTTTGGCATGCTTGATGGCTTGCTGGCCGCAGAACAGCTTCCTGAGGAATACCGGGATCGGTGCCAG GATATACTTTGTAACGATtgtgaaagaaaaggaaggtcTCGGTTCCATTGGCTGTACCACAAATGCGGCTTCTGTGGCTCATATAACACTAGAGTTATCAAGGTTGATAGAGCGGATTGTTCAACATCAGATTAA
- the LOC102709928 gene encoding zinc finger protein BRUTUS-like isoform X2, which translates to MMSEFLPWLATSVSSDEHQDILKCLHKIVPDEKLLQQVVFAWIGGEAVKTVPHNFCSPCLKSNVRCNDVIGQADNYVCSHEHSKTGKRKCVESSYSQLVMHPIDEILCWHSAIRKELREIVEETRSIQQSGDFSDISDFNVKLQFIADVCIFHSIAEDQVIFPAVNNQVSFEQEHAEEERRFNKFRCLIEQIQITGARSTAVDFYSELCSQADQIMEKIERHFKNEETEVLPQARIHFSSDKQRELLYKSLCVMPLKLLERILPWFVSGLNDPDAEAFLQNMFLAAPSSETALVTLLSGWACKGRLKDTSNSVEFICLTPRALSSSLDGNEFKTCQLCPCSLGSNGAYSLLLQSDKCSRPAKKRNHTESSNISDCSQTADIAALTCKNRPCHIPGLRVESSNLGVNSFASAKSFRSLSVNYSAPSLYSSLFSWETDASFSGPDKISRPIDTIFKFHKAIRKDLEFLDVGSGKLIDGDESCLRQFIGRFRLLWGLYRAHSSAEDEIVFPAIESKETLHNVSHSYTLDHKQEEELFKDISTILCELSHLHADLKHPLDGTDAVGTSHIHSYDGIDWSKKNTELLTKLQGMCKSIRVTLSNHVHREELELWPLFDKHFSVEEQDKIVGRIIGSTGAEVLQSMLPWVTSALSLDEQNNMMDTWRQATKNTMFDEWLNEWWKRSPTSSGPSNDASPPEENHFQEKLDQSEEMFKPGWKDIFRMNQSELEAEIRKVSRDSTLDPRRKAYLIQNLMTSRWIAAQQKLPQPQSKDHNGCTVLPGCSPSYRDPENQIFGCEHYKRNCKVVSACCNKLFTCRFCHDKVSDHTMERKATVEMMCMQCLKVQPVGPNCQTPSCNGLSMAMYYCSVCKFFDDERSVYHCPFCNLCRLGQGLGIDFFHCMKCNCCLGMKLIEHKCREKMLEMNCPICCDFLFTSSAAVKGLPCGHFMHSACFQAYTCSHYTCPICSKSLGDMTVYFGMLDGLLAAEQLPEEYRDRCQDILCNDCERKGRSRFHWLYHKCGFCGSYNTRVIKVDRADCSTSD; encoded by the exons ATGATGTCAGAGTTCCTTCCATGGCTTGCAACATCCGTTTCATCTGATGAGCACCAAGATATTCTAAAATGCTTACATAAAATAGTTCCAGATGAGAAACTTCTCCAACAG GTCGTGTTTGCATGGATTGGAGGGGAAGCAGTGAAAACAGTGCCGCATAATTTTTGTAGTCCTTGTTTAAAAAGCAATGTTAGATGCAATGATGTTATTGGTCAAGCAGACAATTATGTATGCTCGCATGAGCATTCTAAAACTGGAAAGAGAAAGTGCGTGGAATCTAGTTATAGTCAGCTTGTAATGCATCCAATAGATGAGATTTTGTGTTGGCACAGTGCTATCCGAAAAGAATTGCGTGAAATAGTAGAGGAGACAAGAAGTATCCAGCAGTCTGGGGACTTCTCTGATATATCAGACTTCAATGTGAAACTTCAATTTATTGCGGATGTGTGCATCTTCCACAG TATTGCAGAGGATCAGGTTATATTTCCAGCAGTCAACAATCAAGTGTCCTTTGAGCAGGAGCACGCTGAAGAAGAACGGaggtttaataaatttagatgtttaattGAACAAATCCAAATAACGGGAGCCAGATCAACTGCAGTAGATTTTTACTCTGAGCTGTGTTCACAAGCTGATCAGATAATGGAGAAAATTGAGAGGCACTTCAAAAATGAGGAAACAGAG GTACTTCCTCAAGCTAGGATTCATTTTTCATCAGACAAACAAAGGGAGCTTTTATACAAGAGTCTCTGCGTGATGCCACTGAAGTTATTGGAGCGTATTTTACCATGGTTTGTATCGGGACTGAATGATCCGGATGCAGAAGCTTTTCTTCAGAACATGTTTTTAGCAG CACCTTCCTCCGAAACTGCACTGGTCACACTTCTCTCTGGTTGGGCATGCAAAGGTCGCTTGAAGGACACCTCTAACTCTGTAGAATTCATATGCTTGACACCAAGGGCACTGAGCAGCTCATTGGATGGAAATGAGTTTAAAACCTGTCAGTTATGTCCATGTTCTTTAGGTAGCAATGGAGCTTATTCTCTACTTCTACAATCAGATAAATGTTCTAGGCCAGCCAAGAAAAGGAATCACACAGAATCTAGTAACATAAGTGACTGCTCACAAACCGCTGACATAGCAGCATTGACATGTAAAAACAGACCTTGTCACATTCCTGGGTTAAGAGTAGAAAGTAGCAACCTTGGTGTTAATTCGTTTGCTTCTGCAAAGTCCTTTCGCTCTCTGTCTGTCAATTATTCTGCTCCTTCATTGTATTCAAGTCTATTTTCATGGGAGACAGATGCATCCTTTTCTGGCCCAGATAAAATTTCAAGGCCAATTGACACAATATTCAAATTTCACAAAGCAATTCGCAAGGATTTGGAGTTCTTAGATGTTGGATCTGGAAAGCTTATAGATGGGGATGAATCTTGCCTTCGTCAATTCATCGGAAGGTTTCGTTTACTCTGGGGTCTTTATAGAGCACACAGTAGTGCTGAagatgaaattgtatttcctGCTATTGAATCGAAAGAGACACTGCACAATGTCAGTCACTCATATACTCTTGATCACAAGCAGGAAGAAGAATTATTTAAAGATATATCCACCATTCTATGTGAGCTTTCACATTTGCATGCTGATTTGAAGCATCCTCTTGATGGAACTGATGCAGTTGGAACAAGTCACATTCATTCATATGATGGGATCGATTGGTCCAAAAAGAATACTGAGCTTTTGACAAAGCTTCAAGGAATGTGCAAGTCTATCCGGGTTACCCTGTCTAATCATGTCCATAGAGAAGAACTGGAATTGTGGCCACTATTTGATAAACATTTTTCTGTAGAGGAGCAGGATAAGATTGTAGGTCGTATAATTGGAAGTACAGGAGCTGAGGTTCTGCAGTCAATGTTACCCTGGGTTACATCTGCACTTAGTCTAGATGAACAGAACAATATGATGGACACATGGAGGCAAGCTACTAAGAATACAATGTTTGATGAATGGCTAAATGAATGGTGGAAGAGATCACCGACTTCCTCAGGCCCTTCAAATGATGCCTCCCCTCCAGAAG AAAATCATTTTCAGGAAAAGCTTGACCAGAGTGAGGAGATGTTTAAGCCTGGTTGGAAGGACATCTTCCGAATGAACCAGAGTGAGCTTGAGGCTGAGATTCGAAAGGTTTCTCGTGATTCTACTCTTGACCCAAGGAGGAAGGCCTATCTAATCCAAAATCTCATGACCAG ccGCTGGATAGCTGCTCAGCAGAAATTGCCCCAACCTCAATCCAAAGATCACAATGGATGTACAGTATTACCTGGATGTTCTCCTTCATACCGAGATCCAGAGAATCAGATTTTTGGTTGTGAGCATTACAAAAGGAATTGCAAAGTTGTGTCTGCATGCTGCAATAAACTGTTCACATGCAGGTTTTGTCATGATAAAGTTAGTGATCATACAATGGAAAG GAAAGCAACAGTGGAAATGATGTGCATGCAATGCCTGAAGGTTCAACCAGTTGGTCCAAATTGCCAGACCCCTTCTTGCAATGGGCTGTCCATGGCAATGTATTATTGCAGTGTATGCAAGTTTTTTGATGACGAAAG GAGTGTGTACCATTGTCCCTTCTGCAATTTGTGTCGTCTCGGGCAAGGATTGGGTATTGACTTTTTCCATTGCATGAAGTGCAACTGTTGCCTGGGTATGAAACTGATAGAGCATAAATGTCGAGAAAAGATGCTAGAGATGAACTGTCCAATCTGCTGCGACTTCCTGTTTACATCAAGTGCAGCAGTTAAAGGTCTACCTTGTGGCCATTTCATGCATTCAGCTTGCTTTCAG GCATACACTTGTAGTCACTACACCTGCCCAATCTGTTCTAAATCCTTGGGAGATATGACA GTATACTTTGGCATGCTTGATGGCTTGCTGGCCGCAGAACAGCTTCCTGAGGAATACCGGGATCGGTGCCAG GATATACTTTGTAACGATtgtgaaagaaaaggaaggtcTCGGTTCCATTGGCTGTACCACAAATGCGGCTTCTGTGGCTCATATAACACTAGAGTTATCAAGGTTGATAGAGCGGATTGTTCAACATCAGATTAA